One genomic window of Anaerofustis stercorihominis DSM 17244 includes the following:
- the infB gene encoding translation initiation factor IF-2: MRVYDMAKEYGFQSKEFAEIMKGMGIPVKNHMSAVTAQQEKYFRNNFNKEAYLNSLNDKNPSKKEGPKKEQPKKQPKEQQTKNKPNDKKPEIITERKPLKQEAKKVENKQVKPKENKGNDEPGVVVIYDKDKKPAKKKPNAGNKHYNYDAKEESDSNVKGEKFQKKKPDNKTPNKSERPQNNNKKKNKNKNKKDNKKEVVPKFIDNSKRSKKNKATYKKKNKQEREERQLENSQVTEITIMEGVTVGELAAKLNKAPTEVIKVLMGYGVMAAVNQSIDFDTASIVCEEFGVTCELEDENQAMDDLFDTHYQNEDELVKRPPIITVMGHVDHGKTSLLDAIRHTNVISGEAGGITQHIGAYTIMIKDEKITFIDTPGHEAFTAMRSRGASVTDIAVLVVAADDGVMPQTVEAINHAKDAGVPIIVAVNKIDKPGANPDKVKQELTEYGLVSEDWGGDTICVNISAKKREGIEELLEMILLVAEVEDLKAHPTKKAIGTVIEARLDKQKGTVATLLVKSGVLHDGDIVVCNDVFGKVRAMMDDKGNKVKVAGPSTAIEILGFNEVPGAGEKFFVAENERDGRKYAERRKAIMKENALKKSGPVSLDDLFNQISEGELKELKLIVKADVRGSLEALSQSLEKLNDNDEGVRVSVIHGGVGAIAESDVALAAASNALIIAFNVRPDANAKAMAMKEEVEIRSYNVIYHVMEEIEKALKGLLDPEFKEVVVGNAEVRETFKVPNIGLVAGSYVTDGTINRNDKIRVIRDGVVIFESEIASLKRFKDDAKEVQAGYECGIGVENFNDIKVGDTFETFKMEEIERE, encoded by the coding sequence ATGAGAGTTTATGATATGGCCAAAGAATATGGTTTTCAAAGCAAAGAATTTGCTGAAATAATGAAGGGTATGGGGATACCCGTTAAAAACCATATGAGCGCAGTGACCGCACAGCAGGAAAAATATTTTAGAAACAACTTCAACAAAGAAGCTTATCTAAATAGTTTGAATGATAAAAACCCTTCCAAAAAAGAAGGACCTAAAAAAGAACAACCGAAAAAACAGCCTAAAGAACAGCAGACAAAAAATAAACCTAATGATAAAAAACCCGAAATTATAACCGAAAGAAAGCCTCTTAAACAAGAAGCTAAAAAAGTCGAAAATAAACAGGTAAAACCAAAAGAAAACAAAGGAAATGACGAGCCGGGCGTAGTGGTCATTTACGATAAAGATAAGAAACCTGCAAAGAAAAAACCGAATGCGGGAAACAAACATTATAACTACGACGCAAAAGAAGAGTCTGATTCCAATGTAAAAGGTGAAAAATTCCAAAAGAAAAAACCGGATAATAAAACACCAAATAAAAGCGAAAGACCTCAAAATAACAACAAGAAAAAGAATAAAAACAAAAATAAAAAGGATAATAAGAAGGAAGTAGTTCCTAAGTTTATCGATAACTCAAAGAGGTCTAAGAAAAATAAAGCTACTTACAAGAAAAAGAACAAGCAGGAAAGAGAAGAAAGACAATTAGAAAATTCACAAGTAACGGAAATCACTATCATGGAAGGAGTAACGGTAGGCGAACTTGCCGCCAAACTAAATAAAGCTCCTACGGAAGTGATAAAAGTACTTATGGGCTACGGAGTAATGGCTGCCGTAAATCAGTCTATAGATTTCGATACCGCTTCCATAGTATGCGAAGAATTCGGCGTTACCTGTGAGCTTGAAGACGAAAATCAAGCAATGGACGATCTATTCGATACACATTATCAAAATGAAGACGAATTGGTTAAAAGACCTCCTATCATCACGGTTATGGGTCACGTTGACCACGGTAAGACTTCGCTTCTTGACGCCATAAGACACACGAACGTTATAAGCGGAGAAGCCGGCGGTATCACTCAGCATATCGGTGCTTATACTATCATGATAAAAGACGAAAAGATAACTTTTATCGATACACCGGGACATGAAGCTTTTACGGCTATGCGTTCCAGAGGTGCTTCCGTTACGGATATAGCGGTGCTTGTGGTAGCAGCGGACGACGGCGTAATGCCTCAGACCGTAGAAGCCATAAACCATGCAAAAGACGCAGGGGTGCCTATAATAGTTGCGGTAAACAAAATAGATAAACCGGGAGCAAATCCCGATAAAGTAAAACAGGAACTTACAGAGTACGGCTTAGTCAGCGAAGACTGGGGAGGGGATACTATATGCGTAAATATTTCCGCAAAGAAAAGAGAGGGTATCGAAGAACTTCTTGAAATGATACTTTTGGTTGCGGAAGTAGAAGACTTGAAGGCTCACCCTACAAAGAAAGCAATCGGTACCGTTATCGAAGCAAGACTCGACAAACAAAAGGGTACTGTAGCTACACTTCTCGTTAAATCAGGCGTACTTCACGACGGCGACATAGTTGTCTGCAACGACGTTTTCGGTAAGGTAAGAGCGATGATGGACGATAAAGGTAACAAAGTAAAAGTTGCCGGTCCTTCCACTGCCATAGAAATCTTAGGTTTCAACGAAGTTCCCGGTGCCGGAGAAAAATTCTTCGTAGCTGAAAACGAAAGAGACGGAAGAAAATACGCAGAGAGAAGAAAAGCGATAATGAAAGAAAACGCTCTTAAGAAGAGCGGTCCCGTAAGCTTGGATGATTTATTCAATCAAATAAGCGAAGGCGAATTAAAAGAACTTAAACTTATCGTAAAAGCCGACGTTAGAGGTTCTCTTGAAGCTCTTTCTCAGTCACTGGAAAAACTAAACGACAATGACGAAGGCGTAAGAGTAAGCGTTATCCACGGCGGAGTAGGTGCGATAGCGGAAAGTGACGTTGCCTTGGCGGCGGCTTCCAATGCACTGATAATCGCTTTCAACGTAAGACCTGACGCCAATGCGAAAGCCATGGCTATGAAAGAAGAAGTTGAAATAAGAAGCTATAACGTAATCTACCATGTAATGGAAGAAATCGAAAAAGCCCTTAAAGGTTTATTAGACCCTGAATTCAAAGAAGTCGTAGTCGGCAATGCGGAAGTAAGAGAAACGTTCAAAGTTCCGAACATCGGTCTTGTTGCGGGTTCATACGTCACCGACGGTACGATAAACCGTAATGACAAGATAAGAGTCATAAGAGACGGTGTAGTCATATTTGAAAGTGAAATAGCATCTCTTAAAAGATTTAAAGATGACGCAAAAGAAGTTCAGGCGGGATACGAATGCGGTATCGGTGTCGAAAACTTCAATGACATCAAAGTCGGAGATACTTTCGAAACTTTCAAAATGGAAGAAATTGAAAGAGAGTAA
- the rnpM gene encoding RNase P modulator RnpM encodes MKKTPLRTCIVCREKKEKRKLIRIVRDKENQTVFFDKTGKANGRGAYICGSDKCIEALGNVKMINNILNVNVKKEDMENVKEDIKKYLKEEVLN; translated from the coding sequence ATGAAAAAGACACCGCTTAGGACCTGCATAGTATGCAGAGAAAAAAAAGAAAAGAGAAAGCTTATCAGAATAGTAAGAGATAAAGAAAATCAGACGGTCTTTTTTGACAAAACCGGAAAGGCAAACGGCAGAGGAGCCTATATTTGCGGTAGTGACAAATGCATTGAAGCTTTGGGAAACGTTAAGATGATAAATAATATCCTAAACGTGAATGTAAAAAAAGAAGATATGGAAAACGTCAAAGAAGACATAAAAAAATATTTGAAAGAGGAGGTTTTGAATTAG
- the nusA gene encoding transcription termination factor NusA — protein sequence MARKKKQAEDNSFKDFIEALDEINKTKGIDKEEIIVAVEQALVAAYKKDTRTNVDLVVNINRVSGAIDAFYSKQIVEEVEDEDREISLHEALVLDKSAVLGASMVTHIDPKGFGRIATQNAKQLIIQKLKESERNIISNTFMKKKDEMVTGVIQREEYKEMRKMVHGEPIKEQNRIIHIDLGKAEGIMNSQNQVRSEHYHPGMRLKVYVSDVILTPKGPQIILSRTHPGLIRRLFEEEVAEISDGIVEIKSISREAGSRSKMAVYTADDQIDPVGTCIGPKGFRIQNVLNEIGDEKIDIIKYSEDPVEYIKNALAPADVLRVDILQTEEEDGKNSAAVVVDDSQLSLAIGKDGQNVRLAARLTGWKIDIKSKSSVQEEIKDDIEVIDDIIETEE from the coding sequence ATGGCAAGAAAGAAAAAACAAGCAGAAGATAATTCTTTTAAAGATTTTATCGAAGCATTAGATGAGATTAATAAAACAAAAGGTATCGACAAAGAAGAGATAATAGTTGCGGTGGAGCAGGCACTTGTGGCCGCATATAAAAAAGATACCAGGACAAACGTGGATTTGGTTGTAAACATCAACAGAGTATCGGGAGCGATAGATGCTTTCTACTCAAAACAAATAGTGGAGGAAGTCGAAGACGAGGACAGAGAAATATCTCTTCACGAAGCATTGGTTCTCGATAAGAGTGCCGTACTGGGTGCGAGCATGGTAACTCATATCGACCCTAAAGGTTTCGGAAGGATAGCTACTCAAAACGCCAAACAGCTTATCATTCAAAAATTAAAAGAATCTGAAAGAAATATAATAAGCAACACTTTCATGAAGAAGAAAGATGAAATGGTTACGGGCGTTATTCAAAGGGAAGAATATAAAGAAATGAGAAAAATGGTTCACGGTGAACCGATAAAAGAACAAAACAGGATAATCCATATCGACCTTGGAAAAGCCGAAGGTATAATGAACAGCCAAAATCAGGTAAGAAGCGAACATTATCATCCGGGAATGAGACTCAAGGTTTATGTTTCCGACGTAATCCTTACTCCGAAAGGACCTCAAATCATTTTATCGAGGACACATCCCGGTCTTATAAGGAGACTTTTTGAAGAAGAGGTTGCGGAAATCTCGGACGGTATAGTTGAAATCAAATCTATTTCAAGAGAAGCCGGAAGCAGAAGCAAGATGGCTGTTTATACGGCAGACGACCAAATCGACCCTGTGGGTACATGTATAGGTCCTAAAGGATTTAGGATACAAAACGTACTCAACGAAATAGGAGACGAAAAGATAGATATAATTAAATATAGCGAAGATCCTGTGGAATATATCAAGAATGCCCTTGCTCCCGCCGATGTTTTGAGAGTAGACATACTTCAAACAGAAGAGGAAGACGGGAAAAATTCCGCTGCGGTAGTCGTTGATGATTCACAGCTTTCCCTTGCCATAGGTAAAGATGGACAAAACGTAAGACTTGCGGCAAGACTTACCGGCTGGAAGATAGATATCAAAAGCAAGAGCAGTGTACAGGAAGAAATCAAGGATGACATAGAAGTCATCGACGATATTATAGAAACAGAAGAATAA
- the rimP gene encoding ribosome maturation factor RimP: MKVIDRVEALSEDILKDNGCELIDIEFKKEGNNKVLRLYIERIEGKVSLDEISTVNRLLSDLLDEEDFIEEEYILEVSSPGVNRVIKKEKDFIKFKGSKVDVKLYKPLNGKKQFTGILEGYENENVLIDLDGEHLVIPHKDISKVNLSFDFKF; encoded by the coding sequence TTGAAAGTAATTGATAGAGTAGAAGCTTTGAGCGAAGATATTTTAAAGGATAACGGATGTGAACTTATAGATATCGAGTTTAAAAAAGAAGGAAACAATAAAGTCTTGAGGCTTTATATTGAGAGGATAGAGGGTAAGGTGAGTTTGGATGAAATAAGTACGGTCAACAGGCTCCTTTCCGATTTACTGGATGAAGAGGACTTCATAGAAGAAGAATATATTTTAGAAGTATCTTCACCGGGAGTAAACAGAGTAATAAAGAAAGAAAAAGACTTTATTAAATTCAAGGGCAGTAAAGTTGATGTGAAGCTTTATAAACCTTTGAACGGCAAAAAACAATTTACGGGGATTTTAGAGGGCTATGAAAATGAGAATGTGTTAATCGACCTTGATGGTGAACATTTGGTTATTCCTCATAAAGATATAAGTAAAGTAAACCTAAGTTTTGATTTTAAATTTTAA
- a CDS encoding Ig-like domain-containing protein, translated as MVYKQEKRCCGKQKGKVTAKKKGAAYIYAKIGKKKLKCKVNVEAPKLNATKRTMNLASKYTLKLSGTKRKVSFKSSKTSVATVTSKGVITAKRVGSATITAKIKDKSYSCKVSVIDPVGSRTNPADPTKGITVDAFEGKFYFRLKSVVKGDEVINKLKAMNEWDESYNEVPAGTTPVFFTYDVKAISGFDSYPLTGYDIINFMDLYNSSCSSTISDIETQPMDSEHYRSNFEIYNGVNKEMYAVFYAPKGMTSFSNYYFKKNFDKLWVRYKF; from the coding sequence ATGGTCTACAAGCAAGAAAAGCGTTGCTGTGGTAAACAAAAAGGCAAGGTAACCGCAAAGAAAAAAGGTGCGGCGTACATATATGCAAAAATCGGTAAGAAGAAGCTTAAATGCAAAGTAAATGTTGAAGCTCCTAAACTTAATGCCACAAAGAGGACAATGAACCTTGCAAGCAAATATACTCTCAAACTCAGCGGTACAAAGAGGAAAGTATCTTTCAAAAGCAGCAAGACTTCCGTTGCCACCGTTACGAGCAAAGGTGTCATAACCGCAAAAAGAGTGGGAAGCGCTACTATCACCGCTAAAATAAAGGATAAATCATACAGCTGTAAGGTAAGCGTAATAGATCCTGTGGGAAGCAGGACAAACCCTGCAGACCCTACAAAGGGGATAACCGTCGATGCTTTTGAAGGTAAGTTTTACTTTAGGCTTAAAAGCGTGGTAAAAGGCGACGAAGTAATAAACAAACTCAAAGCCATGAACGAATGGGATGAAAGCTATAATGAGGTTCCAGCAGGTACGACTCCCGTGTTCTTTACTTATGACGTAAAAGCAATAAGCGGATTTGATTCATATCCTTTGACGGGGTATGATATAATCAATTTTATGGATTTATATAACAGTTCATGCAGTTCTACTATCAGTGACATTGAAACTCAGCCTATGGATAGTGAACATTACAGAAGTAATTTTGAAATATATAATGGTGTGAATAAAGAAATGTACGCCGTTTTTTATGCTCCAAAGGGAATGACATCTTTCAGTAATTATTACTTTAAGAAAAATTTTGATAAATTGTGGGTAAGATATAAATTCTAA
- a CDS encoding EamA family transporter → MFASLTSILAKVGISDINSNLGTAIRTVIVLIMAFVFITYTGEIKGLKNVPKKDNVYICLSGVTTGFSWLFYYAALKLGEASVVVPIDKLSIVVTVIFSCLVLKEKLSLKAFIGLMMIVIGTISLVI, encoded by the coding sequence GTGTTTGCGTCTCTTACTTCAATACTTGCAAAAGTCGGTATAAGTGATATAAATTCTAATTTAGGTACGGCTATAAGGACCGTTATAGTACTTATAATGGCTTTTGTATTTATAACTTACACCGGGGAAATAAAAGGATTAAAAAATGTACCTAAAAAAGACAATGTTTATATATGTCTTTCGGGAGTAACCACGGGGTTTTCATGGCTTTTTTATTATGCTGCTTTGAAGCTCGGTGAAGCGAGTGTGGTAGTTCCCATAGATAAACTGAGCATAGTCGTAACTGTGATATTCTCATGTTTAGTATTGAAGGAGAAGCTTTCTTTAAAGGCTTTTATTGGACTCATGATGATAGTTATCGGAACTATTTCCTTGGTGATATGA
- a CDS encoding EamA family transporter, protein MWILYAFLSSIFAGITAIFAKIGIKHTSSNVATAIRTVIILIFSWGIVFAFGGIEEINNVSLKDLFFLVLSGLATGLSWIFYFKALEAGEVNKVVPIDKSSIILTMIFALVFLGESFDFIKLFTLVFIGFGMFLMIENKEETDIRVKEKRPGKIAVNEENFDISNDVSNKITEAKQKKR, encoded by the coding sequence ATGTGGATATTATATGCGTTTTTATCATCGATATTTGCCGGAATCACTGCCATTTTTGCAAAAATAGGTATCAAGCACACGTCTTCTAATGTCGCAACGGCAATCCGAACGGTGATAATCCTTATTTTTTCATGGGGGATAGTATTTGCTTTCGGCGGTATCGAAGAAATAAATAACGTTAGTTTGAAAGATTTGTTTTTCCTTGTTTTGTCGGGCTTGGCTACGGGATTGTCATGGATATTTTATTTTAAAGCTCTTGAGGCGGGAGAAGTAAATAAAGTCGTTCCCATAGATAAAAGCAGTATCATTTTAACTATGATATTTGCATTGGTATTTTTGGGGGAAAGTTTTGATTTTATAAAGCTTTTTACTTTGGTATTTATCGGGTTTGGGATGTTTTTGATGATAGAAAATAAAGAAGAAACGGATATTAGGGTAAAAGAAAAAAGACCGGGAAAGATTGCCGTAAATGAGGAAAACTTTGATATATCAAATGATGTATCAAATAAAATTACGGAAGCAAAACAGAAGAAAAGATAA